One segment of Belonocnema kinseyi isolate 2016_QV_RU_SX_M_011 chromosome 7, B_treatae_v1, whole genome shotgun sequence DNA contains the following:
- the LOC117176574 gene encoding uncharacterized protein LOC117176574, with protein MNSDNAKNFVGANNELKKLSKQLTEMIKSNKVQEFLSSKEINWRFIPSRAPHFGGLWKAGVKSFKHHFVRIAENTLLTYEQLHTYVVEIEAILNSRPLTPLSSDPNDILPLTPAHFLIGSSLTALPEEDLRLVPEYRLNCWDLAQQKRQHFWNRWQKEYLNEMIARSKWQSTTHQANIAIGTLVVVKEGNLPPLKWSLARIIEIHPGQDGVVREVTFKGKSGIARRALKTLYPLPID; from the coding sequence ATGAATTCAGATAATGCTAAGAACTTTGTTGGAGCGAACAATGAATTGAAGAAACTGTCGAAGCAGTTAACTGAAATGATTAAAAGTAATAAAGTTCAGGAATTTTTATCAAGTAAGGAAATTAATTGGCGTTTCATACCGTCTAGAGCACCTCACTTTGGAGGTCTTTGGAAGGCTGGGGTAAAATCCTTCAAGCATCATTTTGTTCGAATAGCTGAAAACACATTGCTCACGTATGAACAACTGCATACATATGTCGTTGAGATTGAGGCAATCCTCAATTCGCGTCCTCTCACCCCATTGTCTTCCGATCCTAACGATATCCTCCCACTCACTCCAGCTCATTTCTTGATTGGGAGTTCTTTGACTGCTTTACCGGAAGAAGATTTACGTCTTGTTCCAGAATACCGCCTAAACTGTTGGGACTTGGCTCAACAAAAGAGACAGCATTTCTGGAACCGATGgcaaaaggaatatttaaatgaGATGATCGCACGCAGCAAGTGGCAATCGACGACTCACCAAGCCAACATCGCTATCGGGACTCTTGTGGTTGTCAAGGAAGGCAATCTCCCCCCTTTGAAGTGGAGTCTCGCACGCATCATCGAGATTCACCCAGGACAAGATGGAGTCGTCCGAGAAGTAACTTTTAAGGGTAAATCTGGTATCGCTAGACGTGCGTTGAAAACATTGTATCCATTACCCATCGACTAA